Within the Oculatellaceae cyanobacterium genome, the region CGCGATCTACGATGACATATTCCTGAGTGGAATCAATTTCACCGTAAGTACAGCGAGTGACACCAAAGTGTTGTCCTGTAGCACAAACCACCTGCCACATAATTTCCTTCGAGTCTTGAATGCCACGAATTGCATCATTCAGTTCAATTAAAAATTGCTGTTGTCGTTCTTTTTCCTGTAACTTTGCTACCTGCTTGTAATCCTGATATTCATCACTTTCAAGAGTGCGGGCAAAGCGTTCAATGACTTCAGAGCGAGAAATTCCGATCCTTGTAGCCTCTTGATCGAGCGATCGCCATGCTGTATTAGTCAGAGATACGCTAACTCGTTGTTTCGTCTCTGAGTCCCAATTGCTAACAAACTTGCCTGTACCATCGCGCTTCATAAGCCGCCATCCGTATACATACACGGTCTGATCTATTCAACCTGAGTTATTCTTAATCAGAATCAGCCTTAAGGTTGATGCTTTGGCGAAAGGCAGCACGGCTGATGATGGCTACTTAAGCTCAGATCAGTTAATTCAGTCAAACCAATTAGTGGTTCCACATCACTTATTTGGTTGCTATTCAAGGTCAGCGTAGTTAATTTAGTTAAACCTCTTAGCGGTTTCACATCACTAATTTTGTTGTAATGCAAGTCTAGAGAAGTCAGATTACGAAGTGCTTGAATTCCCTCTAATGAGGTTACTCCTGTCTGACGGTGGCAATTGAGCACAAGATAACTATAGTTAACCAAGGAATCTGATGGAAACTAAACCCCCCCTGCCTCCTTTTACCCTGGACACAGCCAAAATCAAAGTACAAGCGGCTGAAGATGTCTGTAATACCTGTGATCCGGCGCGGGTTGCTCTGGCGTACACTGAAAATTCCGAGTGGCGGAATCGGTCTGATTTTTTCAGTGGACGAGCCGCTATTAAAGAGTTTCTGAAACGTAAATGGGAAAAAGAACTAGAATACCGCTTAAAAAAAGAACTCTGGTGCTTTATGGACAATCGTATTGCGGTGCGATTTGAATATGAGTGGCATAATGATTCTGGTTCTTGGTATCGTTCCTATGGCAATGAAAATTGGGAATTTGCCGAGAATGGTTTAATAATGCGTCGTTTTGCCAGCATCAATGATGTACCTATTCAAGAGAGTGAGCGCAAATTTCGTTGGGAACGAATTACCGAATAACCTT harbors:
- a CDS encoding leucine-rich repeat domain-containing protein encodes the protein MLNCHRQTGVTSLEGIQALRNLTSLDLHYNKISDVKPLRGLTKLTTLTLNSNQISDVEPLIGLTELTDLSLSSHHQPCCLSPKHQP
- a CDS encoding nuclear transport factor 2 family protein, which produces METKPPLPPFTLDTAKIKVQAAEDVCNTCDPARVALAYTENSEWRNRSDFFSGRAAIKEFLKRKWEKELEYRLKKELWCFMDNRIAVRFEYEWHNDSGSWYRSYGNENWEFAENGLIMRRFASINDVPIQESERKFRWERITE